Proteins co-encoded in one Flavobacterium fluviale genomic window:
- a CDS encoding Glu/Leu/Phe/Val dehydrogenase dimerization domain-containing protein — MKDLLQQFENKTPEIVFNWKDSETEAEGWTVINSLRGGAAGGGTRMRKGLDMNEVLSLAKTMEVKFSVSGPAIGGAKSGINFDPNDPRKKGVLQRWYKAVSPLLKSYYGTGGDLNVDEIHEVIPMTEECGVWHPQEGVFNGHFKPTEADKINRIGQLRQGVIKVIENPKFSPDVTRKYTVADMITGFGVAEAVRHFYATYGGDIKGKKAIVQGFGNVGSAAAFYLAEMGAKVIGIIDRDGGLIKEEGFSFEEIRTLFLNKDGNKLVADNMISFEEINSKIWTIGAEIFTPCAASRLVTQTQIDSLIANGLEVISCGANVPFADKEIFFGSIMEEVDSKVSLIPDFISNCGMARVFAYFMEKKVQMTDEAIFNDTSEIIKNAIVKAHALNSSKTNISATAFEIALKQLV, encoded by the coding sequence AAAGATTTATTACAACAATTTGAAAACAAGACTCCTGAAATTGTTTTCAATTGGAAAGATTCAGAAACAGAAGCCGAAGGGTGGACAGTTATTAATTCACTTCGTGGTGGAGCTGCGGGTGGAGGAACCAGAATGAGAAAAGGTCTAGACATGAACGAAGTTTTGTCACTGGCTAAAACTATGGAAGTAAAATTCTCTGTTTCCGGTCCTGCAATTGGCGGGGCTAAATCTGGAATAAATTTTGACCCGAATGATCCTCGCAAAAAAGGTGTTTTACAGCGTTGGTACAAAGCAGTTTCTCCTTTGTTAAAAAGTTACTACGGAACTGGTGGAGATTTAAATGTTGATGAAATTCATGAAGTAATTCCAATGACAGAAGAATGCGGTGTGTGGCATCCGCAGGAAGGTGTTTTCAACGGACATTTTAAACCAACTGAAGCTGATAAAATTAACAGAATTGGTCAATTACGCCAAGGTGTAATTAAAGTAATCGAAAACCCAAAATTCTCTCCAGATGTTACCAGAAAATATACAGTTGCAGATATGATTACTGGTTTTGGCGTTGCAGAAGCAGTTCGTCATTTTTACGCGACTTATGGCGGAGACATAAAGGGTAAAAAAGCAATCGTTCAAGGTTTTGGGAATGTAGGTTCTGCAGCTGCTTTTTATTTAGCTGAAATGGGAGCGAAAGTTATCGGAATTATTGATCGCGACGGTGGATTGATTAAAGAAGAAGGTTTTTCTTTTGAAGAAATCAGAACATTGTTTTTAAATAAAGATGGAAATAAATTAGTTGCTGATAATATGATTTCGTTTGAAGAAATTAATTCAAAAATCTGGACAATTGGTGCTGAAATTTTCACTCCTTGTGCTGCTTCAAGATTAGTGACGCAAACTCAAATTGACAGCTTAATCGCAAACGGATTAGAAGTAATCTCTTGCGGTGCAAATGTTCCTTTTGCTGATAAAGAAATTTTCTTCGGTTCTATTATGGAAGAAGTGGACAGTAAAGTAAGTTTGATTCCTGATTTTATTTCAAACTGCGGAATGGCTAGAGTTTTTGCTTATTTCATGGAGAAAAAAGTTCAAATGACAGACGAGGCAATTTTTAATGACACTTCTGAAATTATAAAAAATGCGATTGTAAAAGCTCACGCTTTGAATTCGTCTAAAACAAATATCAGTGCAACTGCTTTTGAGATTGCATTAAAACAATTAGTGTAA
- a CDS encoding energy transducer TonB → MKANPYKINSDRADANSSLDKKKSLALTTMIYAALILLLFFIRFWPPYNPENNAALVDGGGGGGGVTVNFGDSDLGSGANYKSEVLDVKNNVKQAPAKSTPEEAIITQENTTADNDVVIPTKEKPKKPVPVEKPVQKPVPEKPKVSNSTNDALASIMKGSNKGGDGDDKAAGNKGKANGSLNSNGYYGSGGFGGGTGGGNGTGNGIGTGSGYGAGSGGGSGGGSGYSLNGRKALSKPAPKYTCNEEGKVVVEVTVDQNGKTISATAGVKGTTNTASCLLEQAKIAAMNTKWSADANAAAKQVGKIIYNFSLD, encoded by the coding sequence ATGAAAGCGAATCCCTATAAAATCAATTCAGACAGAGCAGATGCTAATAGTTCTTTAGATAAGAAGAAGTCGCTAGCGCTTACTACTATGATCTATGCAGCACTAATTTTACTGCTGTTTTTTATACGCTTTTGGCCTCCTTATAACCCAGAAAACAATGCCGCTTTAGTTGACGGCGGCGGAGGTGGCGGCGGTGTTACTGTAAATTTTGGTGATAGTGATCTTGGTTCTGGTGCCAATTATAAAAGTGAGGTTCTGGATGTTAAAAACAATGTAAAACAAGCACCTGCAAAATCAACTCCAGAGGAAGCTATTATTACACAGGAAAACACAACTGCAGATAATGATGTTGTAATTCCGACAAAAGAAAAGCCTAAGAAACCTGTTCCTGTTGAAAAACCTGTACAAAAACCTGTTCCTGAAAAACCAAAAGTTTCTAATTCGACAAACGATGCACTAGCAAGCATCATGAAAGGTTCCAATAAAGGTGGTGACGGAGATGATAAAGCAGCTGGAAATAAAGGAAAAGCAAACGGAAGTTTAAACTCAAATGGCTACTACGGTTCTGGAGGTTTTGGCGGAGGAACCGGAGGCGGTAACGGAACTGGAAATGGTATTGGTACCGGAAGCGGTTACGGAGCTGGAAGTGGCGGAGGATCTGGCGGAGGATCTGGATATTCTCTAAACGGAAGAAAAGCATTATCTAAACCTGCTCCTAAATATACCTGCAACGAAGAAGGAAAAGTAGTTGTAGAAGTTACCGTTGACCAAAATGGAAAAACGATAAGTGCTACGGCCGGAGTAAAAGGAACAACCAATACAGCAAGTTGTTTATTAGAACAAGCTAAGATTGCTGCAATGAACACCAAATGGTCTGCTGATGCGAATGCTGCAGCCAAACAAGTGGGAAAAATTATTTATAATTTTAGTTTGGATTAA
- a CDS encoding ExbD/TolR family protein, whose product MSIKRKRRFHAEVATSSLSDIMFFLLLFFLIISTLANPNVIKMTLPKAKANEKTNKQLISLSVTEDKKFYIDKQEVDFENLETSLMSKIGTDKEQTVVVRIPFNLQVQDLVDVLQIGVKNNLKFVIATSPK is encoded by the coding sequence ATGTCTATTAAACGAAAAAGAAGATTTCACGCCGAAGTAGCGACTTCATCTTTGAGTGACATTATGTTTTTCCTGCTGTTGTTTTTCCTAATTATCTCAACACTGGCGAATCCGAATGTTATTAAGATGACATTGCCAAAAGCGAAAGCGAATGAAAAAACCAATAAACAATTAATTAGTTTGTCGGTTACAGAAGATAAAAAGTTCTACATTGACAAACAAGAGGTTGATTTTGAAAACCTGGAAACAAGTTTAATGTCTAAAATAGGAACAGATAAAGAACAAACCGTTGTTGTTCGAATCCCGTTTAATTTGCAAGTACAAGATTTGGTAGATGTCTTGCAGATAGGAGTTAAGAACAATTTGAAGTTCGTAATTGCAACAAGTCCGAAGTAG
- a CDS encoding MotA/TolQ/ExbB proton channel family protein translates to MFSFIQLQTDTIAQASNVVIEKIAPENEISMFGFIMKGGVFLIPIAILLFYTIYVIFERYMYISRASKIDGRLMQDVGDKLHSGNIELARTIVERNNTAAGNILKEGVLVIGRPIAEIESNMDRAADIEIGEMERRLGHLGLIAGIAPTLGFIGTISGVIKIFYSISVTENISIGNISGGLYEKMISSGSGLIVGIIAYSAYHLLNGKIDDFALKIQKQILEFVNIIQRA, encoded by the coding sequence ATGTTTAGTTTTATTCAATTACAAACAGATACGATCGCACAGGCTTCAAATGTAGTTATCGAAAAGATAGCTCCAGAAAATGAAATTTCAATGTTTGGCTTTATTATGAAAGGAGGAGTCTTCTTGATTCCAATTGCGATTTTATTGTTTTACACTATTTATGTAATCTTCGAACGTTATATGTACATCAGCCGAGCTTCAAAAATTGACGGTAGATTAATGCAGGATGTTGGAGATAAATTGCATTCTGGAAATATTGAATTGGCTAGAACAATTGTAGAGAGAAATAATACTGCTGCTGGAAATATTTTAAAAGAAGGAGTTTTGGTAATTGGAAGACCAATTGCAGAAATTGAATCGAACATGGACCGCGCTGCAGATATCGAAATTGGTGAAATGGAAAGACGTCTTGGTCATCTTGGGCTTATTGCCGGTATTGCGCCAACTCTTGGTTTCATCGGGACAATTTCTGGGGTAATTAAAATTTTCTACAGCATTTCGGTTACAGAAAATATTAGTATCGGAAATATTTCTGGAGGTTTATATGAAAAAATGATCAGTTCTGGTTCTGGATTAATTGTGGGTATTATCGCTTATAGTGCTTACCACTTATTAAACGGAAAAATTGATGATTTTGCTTTAAAAATTCAAAAGCAGATTTTAGAATTTGTCAACATAATTCAAAGAGCATAA
- a CDS encoding bifunctional folylpolyglutamate synthase/dihydrofolate synthase: MNYQETTEWMFNQLPMYQLQGASAYKEDLTNIKLLAAHLDNPQDHLKCIHVAGTNGKGSTSHMLSSVLQEAGYKVGLYTSPHLKDFRERIKINGREISEDFVCEFIAKHKSFFEANDMSFFEMSVGLAFDYFAAEKVDIAIIEVGLGGRLDATNIIRPLVSAITNIGLDHTQFLGNTLEAIAGEKAGIIKPNVPVVIGEYTEETKPVFLAKAEENNAPIYFASDLIDQIYLSDLVGDYQFHNKKTVQQTISILNQETDFNISNEELKEGLLNVVKNTGLQGRWQQLGENPKIICDTAHNKHGLEVVMNQLKNEKYEKLHIVFGVVNDKDLESILPLFPKEAQYYFCHPNSSRALPAEILQSEAKKHYLIGEKYDSVAIAFAEAKKNASENDFIYVGGSTFVVAELPLN, encoded by the coding sequence ATGAACTATCAAGAGACTACCGAGTGGATGTTTAATCAACTCCCAATGTACCAATTGCAAGGTGCTTCAGCATACAAAGAAGATTTGACTAATATTAAGTTATTAGCAGCTCATCTTGACAATCCTCAAGATCATTTGAAATGCATTCATGTTGCGGGTACAAATGGAAAAGGTTCTACTTCACACATGCTTTCTTCGGTTTTACAAGAGGCTGGGTACAAAGTCGGATTGTATACTTCACCTCATTTAAAAGACTTTAGAGAAAGGATTAAAATAAATGGCAGAGAAATCTCCGAAGATTTTGTCTGTGAATTCATTGCTAAGCATAAATCTTTTTTTGAAGCCAATGATATGAGCTTCTTCGAAATGTCGGTTGGATTGGCTTTTGACTATTTTGCAGCTGAAAAAGTTGATATTGCTATTATTGAAGTCGGCCTTGGCGGAAGATTGGACGCAACAAATATCATTAGACCTTTGGTTTCGGCAATTACCAATATAGGTTTAGACCACACGCAATTTTTAGGAAACACATTGGAAGCGATTGCAGGTGAAAAAGCGGGAATTATTAAACCGAATGTTCCAGTTGTAATTGGAGAATATACAGAAGAAACCAAACCTGTTTTTTTAGCTAAAGCTGAAGAAAATAATGCTCCTATTTATTTTGCTTCTGATTTGATTGATCAAATTTATTTATCTGACTTAGTCGGAGATTATCAATTCCACAATAAGAAAACGGTTCAGCAGACTATTTCAATTCTTAACCAAGAAACTGATTTTAACATTTCTAATGAAGAATTAAAAGAAGGTTTATTAAATGTTGTAAAAAATACTGGTTTACAAGGAAGATGGCAGCAATTGGGAGAAAACCCGAAAATAATATGTGACACTGCACATAACAAACACGGATTAGAAGTTGTAATGAATCAGCTTAAAAATGAAAAATATGAGAAACTGCATATTGTTTTCGGTGTTGTAAATGATAAAGATCTGGAGTCTATTTTGCCACTTTTCCCAAAAGAAGCGCAATATTATTTCTGCCATCCGAATTCGTCACGGGCTTTGCCCGCCGAAATTTTACAAAGCGAAGCTAAAAAACATTATTTAATTGGAGAAAAATACGATTCTGTCGCCATCGCTTTCGCGGAAGCCAAAAAAAATGCTTCGGAAAATGATTTTATTTATGTTGGCGGAAGTACTTTTGTCGTTGCCGAATTGCCTTTGAACTAA
- a CDS encoding DUF6090 family protein, with translation MQEEITKHSNKIYKTVKNSEHTLGEKVKEIIIEIFIIVFAVTLSIWLHGWSEHRHQQEEVSVFLANLKNDLQNDIQSIDTEVKAYHKTNVAYEKILELSTSQLDSIYSSKSKVSFPIHSHGQTLNIGNYEGFKSSGKIGYIEDEKLKQKILSYYQIYVPAVSEVDKLYNDFLFKCFDKTIENADKSEKELYSDPKYKKTVEYLVKLGKNNIRVYNENTKPLAVELIKEIDKELGK, from the coding sequence ATGCAAGAAGAAATAACCAAACATTCAAACAAAATTTACAAAACTGTGAAAAATTCAGAACATACATTGGGAGAGAAAGTAAAAGAAATTATAATAGAAATATTCATAATCGTTTTTGCAGTGACGCTTTCAATTTGGCTTCATGGTTGGAGTGAGCATAGACACCAACAAGAAGAGGTATCTGTGTTTCTTGCTAATTTAAAGAATGATCTACAGAACGATATTCAAAGTATAGACACAGAGGTAAAAGCATACCACAAGACAAACGTAGCGTACGAAAAAATTTTAGAATTATCGACTTCTCAGCTGGATAGTATTTATAGCTCTAAAAGTAAAGTTAGTTTTCCGATTCATTCACATGGACAAACATTGAATATAGGTAATTATGAGGGATTTAAATCAAGTGGTAAAATTGGCTACATTGAAGACGAAAAATTAAAACAGAAAATCTTAAGCTATTACCAAATATATGTACCGGCTGTTAGTGAAGTTGATAAACTATACAATGACTTTCTATTTAAATGCTTTGATAAAACTATAGAGAATGCAGATAAATCAGAAAAAGAATTATATTCAGACCCGAAATATAAAAAGACGGTAGAATATCTTGTCAAACTAGGGAAGAATAATATTAGGGTTTATAACGAAAATACAAAGCCACTCGCAGTTGAACTTATTAAAGAAATTGATAAAGAGTTGGGCAAATAA
- a CDS encoding MerR family transcriptional regulator, whose protein sequence is MLINELSKKTGLSIHTIRYYENLGMIRGLTNEKVISNNYKHYDGNTIERLEIIIEAREVGFTLAEIKKILNSWFESVDSKPETLELFQAKIKEIDDKMRYFKQTKILLEKVCEKIKRSSN, encoded by the coding sequence ATGCTTATAAATGAACTATCAAAAAAAACAGGATTATCGATCCATACTATTAGATATTATGAAAATTTAGGAATGATAAGGGGATTGACGAATGAAAAGGTGATTTCTAATAATTATAAACATTACGATGGTAATACTATCGAGCGTCTAGAAATTATTATAGAAGCTAGGGAAGTTGGATTTACTTTGGCAGAGATAAAAAAAATATTGAACAGCTGGTTCGAAAGTGTCGATTCGAAACCGGAAACGCTTGAGCTTTTTCAAGCCAAAATAAAAGAGATTGACGATAAAATGAGATATTTTAAGCAGACAAAGATTCTTCTAGAAAAAGTATGTGAGAAAATAAAAAGAAGCAGTAATTGA
- a CDS encoding outer membrane protein assembly factor BamB family protein encodes MKKNLAVLLFIFTYISTFGQTAATKTNYSNKVLTASDMVTNKVIKPLKKIPLDDTSILIYDYDGSLFSFDLETETIGWTVKASDSHTEMCANKVTISEGVIYVPFINGEIFAIDNQSGEFFWKSRLGNITDQIVLKDQTPVLHNGKLYITAQNQNQTSNLYALDIKDGSLAWNYKFDAPSNDIPLLFFDSKIFTQSGSNIYSFDANTGKVLNQKSFEEVMGGKPVTDGENIFIANEKDMLYALNPNKLDIAWQFKLDENQYNIKERILCKDSKLYFAAQGTDITSLYALDSKTGAKVWKTDFKNDNIEYITRENDNLWGYTKKGKLFELDLSNGEIAFETKLTTIPVSNIEFPNDDNLLYYYCDAGLIQFDLNEKDENVYYMRTSLLENIYSAYLKIIR; translated from the coding sequence ATGAAAAAAAATCTAGCAGTCCTTTTATTTATATTTACTTATATAAGTACGTTTGGGCAAACAGCTGCCACTAAAACAAATTATTCTAATAAGGTTTTAACCGCAAGTGATATGGTGACCAACAAAGTCATCAAACCTCTTAAAAAAATCCCATTAGACGACACATCAATCCTAATTTATGACTATGATGGTTCTCTTTTTTCATTTGACTTAGAAACTGAAACTATTGGCTGGACTGTAAAAGCTTCAGATTCGCATACTGAAATGTGCGCAAATAAAGTAACAATCTCTGAGGGAGTTATTTATGTTCCGTTTATTAACGGCGAAATTTTCGCAATTGATAATCAATCTGGTGAATTTTTCTGGAAATCGAGATTGGGAAATATTACAGATCAAATTGTTCTAAAAGATCAAACTCCGGTCTTGCATAATGGAAAACTTTACATAACTGCTCAAAATCAAAATCAAACAAGCAATCTATATGCTCTAGATATTAAAGATGGCAGTTTAGCATGGAATTATAAATTTGATGCTCCAAGCAACGATATTCCATTACTTTTTTTTGACAGTAAAATATTTACTCAAAGCGGATCTAATATCTATAGTTTTGATGCAAATACTGGAAAAGTCCTTAACCAAAAAAGCTTCGAAGAAGTAATGGGAGGCAAACCTGTAACAGATGGTGAAAATATATTTATAGCCAATGAAAAAGATATGCTTTATGCCTTAAATCCAAATAAACTTGATATTGCATGGCAATTTAAATTAGACGAAAATCAGTATAATATTAAGGAACGTATATTGTGCAAAGACAGCAAACTTTATTTTGCTGCTCAAGGAACTGATATTACTTCTTTATATGCTCTTGATTCAAAAACTGGAGCGAAGGTTTGGAAAACTGATTTTAAGAACGACAACATAGAATACATCACTAGGGAAAATGATAATCTTTGGGGATATACTAAAAAAGGAAAACTTTTTGAACTGGATTTATCTAATGGTGAAATAGCGTTCGAAACAAAATTAACAACTATTCCCGTTTCAAATATTGAATTTCCAAATGACGATAACCTACTTTATTATTATTGTGATGCTGGTTTAATTCAATTCGATTTAAACGAAAAAGACGAAAACGTATATTATATGCGAACTTCTCTTCTAGAAAACATTTATAGCGCATATCTCAAAATAATTCGATAA
- a CDS encoding acyltransferase family protein — translation MNTIKTNTTTLQTKQHFEILDGLRGIAAFAVVIFHFMEWVFTDPTKNFIGHGFLAVDFFFCLSGFVIGYAYDNRISNIGIFNFFIARIIRLHPLVIAGSVLGLLAFLFDPFGEHLELYSTGKIIVTFLCSIFLIPLPIIADRGFNLFSFNAPAWSLFWEYIANIAYAFILYRVARRYLLLLTIIAAIGICFVGYNSGNLLGGWSGPTFWDGCARISYSFLVGLLIFRSNWIIKNKLGFGVLTILLLLAFIVPFSKWNWLTEVLIVLFYFPLLIALGAGAVLKNGQKKYCQFSGKISYPLYMTHYAFLWMFGNYYINYKPDTSQLAFVIITAVIFLVVFAYLVMVVYDVPVRTYLNDKRNKTR, via the coding sequence ATGAATACAATAAAAACTAACACAACCACTTTGCAGACAAAACAACATTTTGAAATTCTTGACGGATTAAGAGGAATTGCAGCATTTGCAGTGGTTATATTTCATTTTATGGAATGGGTTTTTACAGATCCCACGAAGAATTTTATTGGACACGGCTTTTTGGCTGTTGATTTTTTCTTTTGTCTTTCTGGTTTTGTTATTGGATACGCTTATGATAATCGCATTTCGAATATCGGTATCTTTAACTTTTTTATAGCTAGAATTATAAGATTGCATCCGTTGGTAATAGCAGGATCGGTGCTTGGTTTGCTGGCATTTTTATTTGATCCATTCGGTGAGCATTTGGAATTATACAGCACTGGGAAAATTATTGTGACTTTTTTATGCTCAATTTTTTTGATACCCTTGCCTATAATTGCAGATCGAGGTTTTAACCTGTTTAGCTTTAATGCACCTGCATGGTCTCTTTTTTGGGAGTATATTGCAAATATTGCTTATGCGTTTATACTATATAGAGTAGCGCGCAGGTATCTTTTATTGTTAACTATTATTGCTGCTATAGGGATATGTTTTGTGGGTTACAATTCAGGCAATCTACTTGGTGGCTGGAGTGGTCCGACTTTTTGGGATGGATGTGCTAGAATATCTTATTCTTTTTTAGTGGGTCTGCTTATTTTTCGGTCTAATTGGATTATTAAAAATAAGCTTGGATTTGGAGTTTTAACTATCTTATTACTGCTGGCTTTTATAGTACCATTTTCAAAGTGGAACTGGCTTACAGAAGTTTTAATAGTGTTGTTTTATTTTCCTTTGTTGATAGCGCTAGGAGCTGGCGCGGTGTTAAAAAATGGACAAAAAAAATATTGTCAATTTTCTGGAAAGATTTCCTATCCTCTATATATGACCCATTATGCTTTTTTGTGGATGTTTGGGAATTATTATATTAATTATAAACCAGATACCTCTCAGTTGGCTTTCGTTATAATAACCGCGGTAATTTTTCTGGTTGTATTTGCATATTTAGTAATGGTAGTTTATGATGTTCCTGTGAGGACTTATTTAAATGATAAAAGAAACAAAACAAGATAA
- a CDS encoding ABC transporter permease, producing MNLEYFIATRLITAKNYKSSISAPIIKIAISAIAIGIIMMIVSVATGIGLQKKIRDKVSAFNGQIIISNYDNNNSEITVVPISKKQDFYPNFKSVPEVSHIQAIASKAGIIRTENAFEGIVFKGVGADYDWNNIAEYIVEGKLPNFRNELNEDVIISRFLADRLNLKVGDQFNAFFIKEEQGKLPNSRRFKIAAIFNSGFQDFDATYIIGDIRHIQKINKWSEDQIGAFEVFVKDFNNIKAVGNQIYEQTSSNLDTKTIVEKYSYIFDWLQLFDFNIVIILAVMILVATINMVVALLVLILERTQMIGILKSMGANNWTVRKIFLYNAFYLILRGLFWGNLIGISLLLIQQYFGVIELNPENYYVNQAPVYLNWIYILLLNLLTIAICFLVLLIPSYIITKISPVKAIRFD from the coding sequence TTGAATTTAGAATATTTTATAGCCACAAGACTTATTACTGCTAAAAATTACAAAAGCAGTATTTCGGCGCCTATAATTAAGATTGCGATTTCTGCGATTGCAATTGGAATTATTATGATGATTGTTTCGGTTGCAACTGGAATAGGACTCCAGAAGAAAATCCGTGATAAAGTATCGGCATTTAATGGCCAGATTATAATTTCGAATTATGACAATAATAATTCTGAAATTACAGTAGTTCCAATTTCTAAAAAACAGGATTTTTATCCAAATTTTAAGTCCGTACCAGAAGTTAGCCATATTCAGGCGATAGCAAGTAAAGCGGGAATCATTCGAACAGAAAATGCATTCGAAGGAATTGTGTTTAAAGGAGTAGGTGCTGATTACGATTGGAATAATATCGCTGAATATATAGTAGAGGGCAAATTACCAAACTTTCGAAATGAATTAAATGAAGATGTAATTATTTCTAGATTTCTTGCAGATCGATTAAATTTGAAAGTAGGGGATCAATTCAATGCATTCTTTATTAAAGAAGAACAAGGAAAATTACCTAACAGCCGAAGATTCAAAATCGCAGCGATATTTAATTCCGGATTCCAAGATTTCGATGCGACATATATTATTGGAGACATTCGTCATATCCAAAAAATCAATAAATGGAGTGAAGATCAAATTGGCGCGTTTGAAGTGTTTGTAAAAGACTTTAATAATATAAAAGCTGTAGGGAATCAAATTTACGAACAAACATCTTCAAATCTAGATACCAAAACTATTGTAGAAAAGTATAGTTATATTTTTGATTGGTTGCAGCTGTTCGATTTTAATATAGTAATTATTCTCGCGGTAATGATATTAGTGGCGACAATTAATATGGTAGTTGCTTTATTAGTACTTATTTTGGAAAGAACCCAAATGATTGGAATTTTAAAATCTATGGGAGCCAATAATTGGACGGTGCGTAAAATATTTCTCTACAATGCCTTCTATTTAATTCTTCGCGGTTTGTTCTGGGGGAATTTAATTGGTATTTCACTTTTGTTGATTCAGCAGTACTTTGGGGTAATTGAGCTGAATCCTGAAAATTACTATGTAAACCAAGCTCCAGTTTATCTTAACTGGATTTATATTCTTCTGCTGAATTTATTAACTATTGCGATTTGTTTCCTGGTGCTATTAATACCATCATATATAATAACCAAAATATCTCCAGTAAAAGCGATTCGTTTCGATTAG
- a CDS encoding YkgJ family cysteine cluster protein gives MKQILNNLSKLAKDKHIENKKYFDKLKKKQPKNLDYIMQDLHNAEFKRTDCLKCANCCKTTGPLFTLADIERISKHLRQKPQQFIEQYLRIDEDKDYVLQSVPCTFLDNENYCMIYDVRPKACREFPHTDRNKFHQISNLTLKNVEICPAAFNIVEEMKKKLPL, from the coding sequence TTGAAACAGATTTTAAATAACTTAAGTAAGTTAGCCAAAGATAAGCATATCGAGAATAAAAAGTATTTTGATAAGCTTAAAAAGAAACAGCCGAAGAATTTAGATTACATTATGCAAGATTTGCACAATGCAGAATTTAAGAGAACGGATTGTTTGAAATGCGCCAATTGCTGCAAAACAACTGGGCCATTATTTACTTTGGCCGATATTGAGCGTATCTCAAAACACTTAAGGCAAAAACCACAGCAATTTATAGAACAATATCTTAGAATTGATGAAGATAAAGATTATGTATTGCAAAGTGTTCCCTGTACTTTTCTAGACAACGAAAATTATTGCATGATTTATGATGTTCGACCAAAAGCTTGTCGAGAATTTCCACATACTGATAGAAATAAATTTCATCAAATTTCTAACTTGACATTGAAAAACGTCGAAATTTGTCCAGCTGCATTTAATATAGTAGAAGAGATGAAAAAGAAACTTCCTCTGTAA
- a CDS encoding class I SAM-dependent methyltransferase has protein sequence MKDLFGKAIFDFYTNNSPEDIITETSISEEDEMSVEYLFRSYNEMPLIEQKALQLAKGKTLDVGCGAGSHALSLQNERNLDVVAIDISEKAIETSVLRGIKNAKVKNILDFEGEKFDTILLLMNGTGIFGKLKDCNKYLTKLKSLLNSGGQILIDSSDIIYMFDEDEDGGKWIPSENDYYGELIFNITYKKEKEEPFNWLYLDYNTLQNAAIANGLKCELVLEGEHYDYLARLSI, from the coding sequence ATGAAAGATCTTTTTGGAAAAGCGATATTTGATTTCTATACCAATAATTCGCCTGAAGATATTATTACCGAAACTTCGATTTCTGAAGAAGACGAAATGAGCGTTGAATATCTTTTTCGCTCTTATAATGAAATGCCATTAATTGAACAAAAAGCGTTGCAGCTGGCAAAAGGAAAAACTCTTGATGTTGGATGCGGTGCTGGAAGTCATGCTTTGTCTTTGCAAAATGAACGAAATCTAGATGTAGTCGCCATTGATATTTCGGAAAAAGCAATTGAAACTTCTGTTCTTAGAGGAATAAAAAATGCTAAGGTTAAAAATATTTTAGATTTTGAAGGAGAGAAATTCGACACTATTTTACTTCTCATGAACGGAACAGGTATTTTTGGCAAATTAAAAGACTGTAATAAATACCTAACTAAATTAAAATCACTTTTAAATTCTGGCGGACAAATTTTAATTGACAGCTCTGATATCATTTACATGTTTGATGAAGATGAAGACGGCGGAAAGTGGATTCCTTCTGAAAATGATTATTATGGTGAACTTATTTTTAATATAACTTACAAAAAAGAAAAGGAGGAACCTTTTAACTGGTTGTATTTAGATTATAACACGCTTCAAAATGCTGCAATCGCTAACGGACTAAAATGCGAACTTGTTCTTGAAGGCGAACATTATGATTATTTAGCCCGACTTTCTATTTAA